The following proteins are co-located in the Leptospira hartskeerlii genome:
- a CDS encoding adenylate/guanylate cyclase domain-containing protein, translating into MVQKQKFPALPFRSLIFISFFLFSFYSLGSQEEEPIPGWKDLDLKRLEWESVQGFKPEFKSGFESREPGYLKIEKFPIVLNQLYKTSVSDKIQEFTIQTKFNLSFDPKAQVFLNPIRLYLNFIGENWEIYLNGHLLQKEIHLDPNGKMEIRKTLRDMEVQVDSSLLQAGENKLVFHMLGDAPAVHLSEEEYPTLSPIFTPTNVDLGFYLDGDYTLGIEYDFSKKIGILINLSLNTIYIFFGLYHLLIFSKRRTDKYNLYFGVFSISMAVYSLSRSTIIFDFIQDSTWITRIEYGSVSLLAPLFLLFLHDYFYGSTLPNKAILGITGWSFSIFFFSFFAPFQYLMISLRAWQISILPSLIYLLYFMGKAVYLRKKDASLMAISMFIIVFISGYDVLDSMFFQSGIRFTQFAYLLFVISLTTILANRFIDLYKQSEELNIELSHQKLELARQKNAFFRFVPMQFLSVLGKDSAVDVNLGDSALREMSVLFTDIRSFTTISEKMTPEENFRFINGYLAKMEPLIQKYEGFVDKFMGDAILALFSAERVIHSENDWEGKSAADRAVLAAIDMRRRVRELEEEVKSAHGHVKGVRIGIGINTGNLMLGTVGSSHRLDTTVIGDTVNVASRLESLTNLYKADILITQNTLSSLTIADELAIREVDSVVVKGKSQPIIIYEIYESDDPHIRKLKDATLALISRGIILYKVGNFKEALQNFEQALKVYPEDIVAILYRKRCQEYIEAPPVGNWVGVQHLLEK; encoded by the coding sequence ATGGTGCAAAAACAAAAATTTCCGGCTTTACCTTTCAGATCTCTAATCTTCATTTCTTTTTTCTTATTCTCTTTTTACTCTCTGGGCTCTCAAGAAGAAGAGCCCATCCCTGGTTGGAAGGACCTGGACCTAAAAAGATTGGAATGGGAATCCGTACAAGGGTTTAAACCTGAATTCAAATCCGGCTTCGAGTCTAGAGAGCCTGGGTATTTAAAAATAGAAAAATTCCCGATCGTTCTGAACCAACTCTATAAAACTTCAGTATCCGATAAGATCCAAGAGTTCACCATCCAAACAAAGTTTAATCTAAGCTTTGATCCTAAGGCACAAGTGTTTTTGAATCCGATCCGTCTTTATTTAAATTTTATAGGAGAGAACTGGGAAATTTATCTAAACGGTCATCTTCTCCAAAAAGAGATCCATTTGGATCCAAATGGAAAAATGGAGATCCGAAAAACTCTGCGAGATATGGAAGTGCAGGTTGATTCCAGCCTTCTACAAGCAGGAGAAAACAAACTTGTATTCCATATGTTAGGAGATGCACCTGCAGTTCATCTTTCTGAAGAAGAATACCCGACTCTTTCTCCGATATTCACGCCTACGAATGTGGATCTTGGATTTTATTTGGATGGGGATTATACTTTAGGTATTGAATATGATTTTTCCAAGAAGATCGGGATCTTAATCAATTTAAGTTTAAATACGATCTATATATTTTTCGGATTGTATCATCTTCTCATTTTTTCGAAAAGAAGAACGGACAAATATAATTTATACTTCGGAGTTTTTTCGATCTCGATGGCGGTTTACTCTTTGAGTAGATCCACAATCATTTTTGATTTTATACAAGACAGCACTTGGATTACAAGAATTGAATATGGTTCCGTATCGTTACTTGCACCTTTATTCTTACTTTTTCTCCATGATTATTTTTACGGATCTACCTTACCGAACAAAGCGATACTAGGAATTACAGGATGGAGTTTTTCTATCTTCTTCTTCTCTTTTTTTGCTCCATTCCAATATTTGATGATCAGTTTGAGAGCATGGCAGATCTCCATTTTGCCTTCTCTTATTTATCTATTGTACTTTATGGGAAAGGCGGTCTATCTTCGTAAAAAAGACGCTTCTCTCATGGCGATCAGTATGTTCATCATCGTATTCATTTCAGGCTACGATGTTTTGGATTCAATGTTCTTCCAATCTGGGATTAGATTCACACAGTTTGCATATCTTCTATTCGTGATTTCCTTAACCACCATTCTTGCGAATCGATTCATAGATCTATACAAACAATCTGAAGAATTGAACATAGAGCTTAGTCATCAGAAATTAGAATTAGCAAGACAGAAGAATGCATTCTTCCGGTTCGTTCCGATGCAATTCTTAAGCGTGCTCGGAAAAGATTCAGCGGTGGATGTAAACTTAGGCGATTCTGCGCTAAGAGAGATGAGCGTTCTATTCACAGACATTCGTTCTTTTACTACGATTTCCGAGAAGATGACTCCTGAAGAAAATTTTAGATTTATCAACGGATATCTTGCTAAGATGGAACCTCTCATCCAAAAGTACGAAGGTTTCGTGGATAAGTTTATGGGAGATGCGATTCTTGCATTATTCTCCGCAGAAAGAGTGATCCATTCCGAGAATGATTGGGAAGGTAAGTCTGCAGCGGATCGGGCGGTTCTTGCTGCCATTGATATGAGAAGAAGGGTCCGGGAACTCGAAGAAGAAGTTAAAAGTGCTCACGGACATGTGAAAGGTGTTCGTATCGGTATTGGAATTAATACCGGAAATCTAATGCTCGGGACTGTAGGATCTTCTCATAGACTGGACACAACCGTGATAGGTGACACAGTTAACGTTGCATCTCGTTTGGAAAGTCTCACGAATTTGTATAAGGCGGATATACTAATCACTCAAAATACTTTGTCTAGTCTTACAATTGCCGACGAACTTGCGATTAGAGAAGTGGACTCAGTCGTGGTCAAAGGAAAAAGCCAACCTATTATCATTTATGAAATTTATGAGTCAGATGATCCACATATCCGTAAATTAAAGGATGCTACTCTGGCTTTGATCTCTAGAGGGATCATTCTTTATAAAGTAGGAAATTTTAAGGAAGCTCTCCAGAATTTTGAACAGGCCCTAAAAGTTTATCCGGAAGATATAGTGGCGATTTTGTACAGAAAACGTTGTCAGGAATATATAGAAGCTCCACCAGTTGGAAATTGGGTCGGAGTACAACATCTTTTGGAAAAGTAG
- a CDS encoding shikimate kinase: protein MKNIALIGPRGVGKSKISRKLSKLTGKPVISTDMIAVYLTGGVSIPDFVKSHSGNWKPFRDLEFQILKQISGSKNLILDCGGGILFDQDESGKEIVSERKVDILKETAFVISLSRKSEYLVEKIQNDPTRPPLSSVLSYKTILESRLPQYRAHSDIQIALDDRSTEEVCEEILRRSGWA from the coding sequence TTGAAAAACATCGCCTTGATCGGCCCAAGAGGTGTCGGAAAATCTAAAATCTCCCGTAAACTTTCCAAACTCACAGGCAAACCGGTAATCTCCACTGACATGATAGCTGTCTACCTGACAGGTGGAGTGTCTATTCCAGACTTCGTAAAATCACATTCAGGAAATTGGAAACCATTCCGTGACCTAGAATTCCAAATCCTAAAACAAATCTCAGGCTCTAAAAATCTGATCTTAGATTGCGGTGGTGGGATCTTATTCGACCAAGACGAATCAGGTAAGGAGATTGTAAGTGAAAGAAAGGTGGATATCTTGAAAGAAACCGCATTTGTGATCTCTCTCTCCAGAAAATCCGAATACTTGGTAGAGAAAATCCAAAATGATCCTACTCGCCCTCCTTTGAGTAGCGTCCTTTCTTATAAAACAATTCTAGAATCCAGACTACCTCAGTATCGGGCTCATTCAGATATCCAGATTGCCTTAGATGACCGCAGTACGGAAGAAGTTTGCGAGGAAATCCTACGCAGATCCGGCTGGGCCTAA
- a CDS encoding HDOD domain-containing protein, producing MKEKIDQLFENEAQLPKISSVVSKVMEMVGKPDVVIADLAKEISKDPGLTAAVIKLSNSAYFRPAKPVKTVQESLMTLGIKTVKDIILLNETKGILKKELKGYQVDGESNWMHSLIVAELAKRIAVQKKLKVDKDVVFTAGLLHNIGKVILADFFPTVLMQFRAELQTYEGPYTDLEAKYFGYTHQEAGAKLLAKWNFPEELIEVARYYTEPEKATQFPELVSIIHIANCIVLLGGMGIDIGGLKIPLSSKALQNVGVTEGDLQMYYTLLPEMVKHIEELISV from the coding sequence ATGAAAGAAAAGATAGATCAACTTTTTGAAAACGAAGCCCAGCTTCCTAAAATCTCCTCCGTAGTAAGTAAAGTAATGGAGATGGTAGGAAAACCGGATGTTGTAATCGCAGACCTAGCAAAGGAAATTTCCAAGGATCCGGGACTTACTGCTGCGGTGATAAAACTTTCTAACTCTGCATATTTTCGTCCCGCTAAACCTGTAAAAACAGTGCAAGAGTCCTTGATGACTCTTGGGATCAAAACAGTAAAAGATATTATTCTACTAAACGAGACCAAAGGTATTCTTAAAAAAGAACTGAAAGGTTATCAGGTAGATGGAGAATCAAACTGGATGCATTCCTTGATCGTGGCGGAACTCGCTAAAAGGATTGCAGTCCAGAAAAAACTTAAAGTGGATAAGGACGTAGTATTTACTGCCGGGCTTCTTCATAATATTGGAAAAGTGATCCTCGCCGATTTTTTCCCTACAGTACTTATGCAATTCAGAGCCGAATTACAAACCTACGAAGGACCTTATACGGACCTGGAAGCAAAGTATTTCGGATATACGCACCAGGAAGCAGGAGCAAAACTTTTAGCTAAATGGAATTTCCCCGAAGAATTAATAGAAGTAGCCAGATATTATACTGAACCTGAAAAGGCCACCCAGTTTCCTGAACTAGTTTCCATCATACATATCGCGAATTGTATCGTGCTCTTAGGTGGAATGGGAATTGACATAGGCGGTTTGAAAATTCCACTCTCTTCTAAAGCCTTACAAAACGTAGGTGTGACAGAGGGAGATCTGCAAATGTACTACACACTTTTACCGGAGATGGTGAAGCATATCGAAGAGTTGATCTCGGTTTGA
- a CDS encoding tyrosine-type recombinase/integrase — protein sequence MIATEVPKKNKSSFEKLVKVIRQRNYKKATEYTYLRYNLDFLLFADKPAEKVVTKDIEKYIEYLRKKKVSSSTIQINISSLKMFFEEVLDMNVFEDFRRPAREYKTPKVLNQKEISLLLETASESPRSHLLCALAYYAGLRVGEIIRLKWGQFDLSKKTIKVDSPIPTQNRTVLMDGELQKILKKFEKEVGTEKSSYLFPGKYQGTHLTSRNVERLVGDLAKYAGIKAQVTLFTLRHSRAIHQLAEGKSLEDIREFLGHKSLATTESYLPIRKNLRPQVRQKHIQDALKEIKKKYKY from the coding sequence ATGATAGCAACGGAGGTCCCGAAGAAGAACAAGTCTTCCTTCGAGAAACTAGTAAAGGTAATTCGGCAAAGAAATTATAAAAAGGCTACCGAATACACTTACTTAAGATATAATTTGGACTTTCTTTTGTTCGCGGACAAACCCGCGGAAAAAGTAGTTACAAAGGATATCGAAAAGTACATAGAATATTTAAGGAAGAAGAAGGTTTCCTCTTCCACGATCCAGATCAACATCAGTTCTTTAAAAATGTTTTTTGAAGAAGTTCTGGATATGAACGTATTCGAAGACTTCAGAAGACCTGCCAGGGAGTACAAAACTCCTAAGGTTCTTAACCAAAAAGAGATTTCGCTTCTTTTGGAGACAGCATCCGAGTCTCCTAGATCCCATCTTCTCTGCGCGTTAGCCTATTATGCAGGCCTACGAGTAGGTGAGATCATTCGTTTGAAATGGGGACAATTCGATCTTTCTAAAAAAACGATCAAAGTAGACTCCCCTATTCCTACTCAAAACAGAACCGTTTTGATGGATGGAGAATTACAAAAGATCTTGAAGAAGTTTGAGAAGGAAGTCGGAACCGAAAAATCCTCATATTTGTTCCCAGGCAAATACCAGGGCACTCATTTGACTTCCAGGAACGTAGAACGTTTGGTTGGAGATCTGGCAAAGTATGCGGGAATCAAGGCCCAAGTAACATTGTTTACTCTCAGACATAGTAGAGCGATCCATCAATTGGCAGAAGGTAAAAGTCTTGAAGATATTCGGGAATTTTTAGGCCATAAAAGTCTTGCGACCACGGAAAGTTATCTTCCGATCCGCAAGAATCTAAGGCCTCAGGTCAGACAAAAACATATCCAAGACGCTTTAAAAGAAATTAAGAAGAAGTACAAGTACTAA
- a CDS encoding trimeric intracellular cation channel family protein, whose protein sequence is MDLSYFFNLAGVTVFAVSGALAAAEKKTYHADAFSVFFTGFITAIGGGTLRDITLGNYPVSWVSDSNVLWAIFAGFAITFVFPRFLIRMKTGIFFFDTVGIGIYTVIGTRISLLSGVNPFAAAILGMVSAVFGGVIRDTLINEVPMIFRKEIYATACLAGAILYIILDRYEVNGSLNTAVSALLVIFVRMIAVRFNLSLPKFRLPE, encoded by the coding sequence GTGGACCTTTCTTATTTTTTCAATTTGGCCGGGGTCACTGTGTTTGCAGTGTCGGGAGCCTTGGCCGCTGCGGAAAAAAAGACGTATCATGCTGATGCATTCAGTGTATTCTTTACGGGATTTATCACTGCGATTGGTGGGGGAACTTTAAGAGATATTACACTGGGTAATTATCCAGTCTCTTGGGTTTCCGACTCTAATGTTCTTTGGGCTATATTTGCAGGTTTTGCAATTACGTTCGTATTTCCTAGATTCTTGATCCGAATGAAAACAGGGATTTTCTTTTTCGATACAGTCGGGATCGGGATCTATACTGTGATCGGAACTAGGATCTCTTTACTTAGTGGAGTAAATCCGTTTGCTGCAGCAATCTTAGGAATGGTATCCGCAGTTTTTGGAGGAGTGATCCGAGACACTCTCATTAATGAAGTTCCGATGATCTTCCGAAAAGAAATTTACGCCACCGCATGTTTGGCAGGCGCGATCTTATACATTATACTAGATCGATACGAAGTGAACGGAAGTTTAAACACTGCAGTTTCCGCTTTGCTTGTGATATTTGTTCGAATGATCGCAGTCAGATTTAATCTATCTCTTCCTAAATTCCGTTTGCCGGAATAG
- a CDS encoding peroxiredoxin, producing MSDSWEGKKLPEVSLSSSAGSTVNLPKDSSGSWTLLYFYPKDDTPGCTKQACSYRDNLEKFTKAGAKVYGISSDSLDSHKQFIDKFNLSFPLLSDPKQSLSGPLGVYGDQEWQGRVFKGLSRDSFLVGPDGTIRKVWRKVDPTKTVAETLEEILKEAGA from the coding sequence ATGTCCGACTCATGGGAAGGCAAAAAATTACCGGAAGTAAGTTTATCTAGCTCGGCAGGAAGCACCGTAAATCTACCAAAAGATTCCTCAGGTTCCTGGACCTTATTGTATTTTTATCCGAAAGACGATACCCCAGGTTGTACAAAACAAGCCTGCTCCTATCGGGACAATTTGGAAAAATTCACCAAAGCAGGAGCAAAAGTCTATGGGATCAGCTCCGACTCTCTGGACAGTCATAAGCAATTTATTGACAAATTCAATTTGAGCTTCCCTCTTCTATCCGATCCGAAACAAAGTTTGAGCGGGCCTCTAGGAGTTTATGGAGACCAAGAATGGCAAGGCAGAGTGTTCAAGGGACTTTCCAGAGATAGCTTTTTGGTAGGACCAGATGGAACTATCCGCAAAGTATGGAGAAAAGTGGATCCCACTAAAACGGTCGCTGAGACATTAGAGGAGATCTTAAAAGAGGCCGGTGCCTAA
- a CDS encoding SDR family oxidoreductase codes for MNILITGASGGLGKNLVEKAYSLGHNILLTNLNEKALKDYVTKQKFDKNRVLTSKLDVTSPVEWKKVMDLAYKKWGKLDILMNVAGYLLPGYIENVSPKDIDKHIDINAKGLMYGTREASIRMIAQGGGHIINIASLAGVAPIPGISLYSTSKFAVRGFSLAVAQELRPKKVFVSVVCPDAIQTPMLDLQKDYEEASMTFSGNRYLKTEEVTDIIFNKVIPNKPMEVLIPGSRGFLAKVGSFLPGLNALLSPSLMGKGKKKQKTYKKN; via the coding sequence ATGAATATACTCATCACCGGTGCAAGCGGCGGTTTAGGAAAAAATCTGGTTGAAAAAGCTTATTCTTTAGGCCATAATATACTTCTCACCAATCTGAACGAAAAAGCTTTAAAAGATTACGTTACTAAACAAAAGTTTGATAAGAACAGAGTTTTAACTTCAAAATTAGATGTAACTTCTCCTGTTGAATGGAAGAAGGTCATGGATCTTGCTTATAAAAAATGGGGCAAACTAGACATTCTAATGAATGTTGCAGGTTACCTTCTTCCAGGTTATATTGAAAATGTAAGTCCTAAGGATATAGACAAGCATATAGATATTAACGCCAAAGGTTTGATGTACGGAACTAGAGAAGCTTCTATCCGAATGATAGCACAAGGCGGAGGCCATATTATAAATATTGCATCTTTGGCGGGCGTTGCTCCTATCCCCGGGATTTCTCTCTATTCTACTTCTAAGTTTGCAGTCAGAGGGTTTTCCTTGGCAGTGGCGCAAGAATTAAGACCTAAAAAGGTATTCGTGAGTGTTGTATGTCCTGATGCGATCCAAACTCCTATGCTTGATCTGCAAAAAGATTATGAAGAAGCTTCCATGACATTCTCAGGAAACAGATATCTAAAAACGGAAGAAGTAACTGATATTATCTTTAATAAAGTGATTCCAAACAAACCTATGGAAGTTTTGATCCCAGGCTCCAGAGGATTTTTAGCCAAGGTAGGAAGTTTTCTGCCAGGATTGAATGCGTTACTCAGTCCTTCTCTCATGGGTAAAGGTAAAAAAAAGCAGAAGACTTACAAAAAGAATTAA
- a CDS encoding alanine racemase, protein MYRKGSNHGLLWIFAVALLLIVFIKPKDNGAGYTPYFKDLNIELKQNGPGKPIVLLDLDRLDSNLKLLKEKIRAPLSYRVVVKSLPSIDLLRYIVNATGSKRLMVFHSGDIIMLLNDPEFQKFDILLGKPMPIAALENIYSKTKKENFQNVQWLVDTSDRVAQYLEFAKKKELKLKLSLEIDIGLHRGGFSKPEDSLSVLELLQTNPKNLELSGYMGYEPHVASVPVIFGDKISAMEKSLQNSLDKYSNFIKLGKEKFPNLFQKQLVFNGGGSKTYSFYQKNPGIVNDVSLGSALVKPTDFDVESLEEHSPAVFIATPVLKKLVGTKIPFLESLSFLFPVWNPNQEITYFIYGGAFSAKKESPKGLEDNSLFGTSTNQSILNGSKATSLEPDDHVFFRPTQSEKVMAEMGEIHLIRSGKLIGIWKTFIN, encoded by the coding sequence ATGTATAGAAAAGGGTCTAATCACGGATTACTTTGGATTTTTGCAGTCGCACTTTTACTGATCGTTTTTATAAAACCAAAAGATAACGGGGCCGGTTACACTCCTTATTTTAAAGATCTAAATATAGAACTCAAACAAAATGGTCCAGGAAAACCGATCGTGTTACTCGACTTGGATCGTTTGGATTCTAACCTAAAACTTCTGAAAGAAAAAATTAGGGCCCCTTTATCATATAGAGTGGTGGTAAAATCTCTGCCTTCTATAGATTTACTCAGATATATCGTAAACGCAACAGGCTCTAAAAGATTAATGGTATTCCATTCCGGGGATATCATCATGTTATTGAACGATCCGGAATTCCAAAAATTTGATATTCTTCTGGGAAAACCGATGCCGATCGCAGCTTTGGAAAACATATACTCTAAGACTAAAAAAGAGAATTTTCAAAATGTACAATGGTTGGTAGATACTTCCGATCGAGTCGCTCAATACTTAGAATTTGCAAAGAAGAAGGAACTAAAATTAAAACTAAGTTTAGAGATCGATATAGGATTACATAGAGGAGGATTTTCTAAACCGGAAGATTCTTTGTCTGTGTTGGAACTCCTACAAACGAATCCTAAAAATCTAGAACTTTCCGGATATATGGGATACGAACCTCATGTCGCCTCCGTTCCTGTGATTTTCGGTGATAAGATCTCCGCCATGGAAAAATCTCTCCAAAATTCATTAGATAAATATTCTAATTTCATAAAACTAGGAAAGGAGAAGTTCCCGAATTTATTCCAAAAACAATTGGTATTTAACGGCGGTGGAAGTAAAACTTATAGCTTCTATCAAAAAAATCCTGGGATAGTGAATGATGTGTCCTTGGGTTCTGCATTGGTAAAACCCACAGATTTCGATGTAGAAAGTTTGGAAGAACATAGCCCCGCAGTGTTTATAGCAACTCCGGTCTTGAAAAAATTAGTTGGGACCAAGATCCCATTTTTAGAGTCCTTATCCTTTCTATTTCCTGTCTGGAATCCGAACCAAGAAATAACATACTTTATTTACGGTGGAGCTTTCTCCGCTAAAAAGGAATCTCCGAAAGGACTCGAAGACAATTCTTTATTCGGAACAAGCACCAATCAAAGTATTTTAAACGGCTCTAAAGCAACTTCTTTAGAGCCTGATGATCATGTATTTTTTAGACCTACACAAAGTGAGAAGGTAATGGCAGAGATGGGAGAGATCCATCTGATCCGTTCAGGCAAACTGATCGGTATTTGGAAAACTTTTATCAATTAA
- a CDS encoding MFS transporter yields MKVQTLSNSTMAGYASAEVGITAVETMAQIYLLDFYVSTVGLKPSLFGLAMLIAILWDAISDPIMGYISDRTSFANGRRRPYILIGGFLLGLGVYFLFTPPELETQISKFLYLVVAYFFTNTFMTMIAVPHISLGGEIGYTPGERNKIFGWRLFFANLGLLSGLLLPAIWVSLGKDGFASRSLSSGSIWVLLCFVSYSSYIFTKGRDFPYQRSETKPNSFGDNVLSFLQSARFILKNRYFLPLLLAFIVATAARTLNSSLGLLYYKERLLLEDSQVVIRILLPFVFFLTISIPLWVYLAKRFGKKRPAFWGSFLLGVMTIILYPILPQGSYEAPLVAAFLGGIFAGSILLFDSLVADVVDYDELLTGEKREGAYFGFWKMATKIIRAIGFAFLGFLLEAIGYQAGAQTQDSELGWRLTIIFGPVVGSLFVLASLIFTRLELTSEVHAKIQELLSRKKNIQKRRSSGVSAG; encoded by the coding sequence ATGAAAGTACAAACTCTTTCTAATAGTACCATGGCAGGTTATGCTTCCGCAGAAGTGGGGATCACTGCTGTGGAAACCATGGCCCAGATCTACCTTCTGGATTTTTATGTTTCTACAGTTGGATTAAAACCTTCTCTATTCGGTTTAGCAATGTTGATCGCGATCTTATGGGATGCGATCAGTGATCCTATTATGGGATATATCTCCGATCGTACAAGTTTCGCAAACGGAAGAAGAAGGCCTTATATTTTAATCGGAGGATTTTTACTTGGATTAGGTGTATATTTTCTTTTCACTCCTCCCGAGTTAGAAACCCAAATCTCTAAGTTTTTGTATTTGGTAGTCGCTTACTTTTTCACAAATACATTTATGACAATGATCGCAGTTCCTCATATTAGTTTAGGAGGAGAGATAGGTTATACGCCGGGGGAAAGGAACAAAATTTTCGGCTGGAGATTATTCTTTGCGAATCTGGGTCTTTTGTCCGGCTTACTTCTTCCAGCGATTTGGGTTTCATTAGGAAAAGATGGATTTGCATCCAGGAGTCTTTCTTCTGGGAGTATCTGGGTTCTACTCTGTTTCGTATCTTATTCTTCTTATATTTTTACGAAAGGTAGAGATTTTCCTTACCAACGATCCGAAACAAAGCCGAATTCTTTCGGAGACAATGTTTTATCTTTTTTACAATCTGCTCGTTTTATATTAAAAAACCGTTATTTTCTACCTCTACTTTTAGCGTTTATAGTGGCAACTGCTGCAAGGACTCTGAATTCTTCTCTTGGGCTTTTGTATTATAAAGAAAGATTATTATTAGAAGATTCTCAAGTGGTAATACGTATCCTTCTTCCTTTTGTATTTTTCCTTACGATCTCTATTCCGCTTTGGGTCTACTTAGCAAAAAGATTCGGTAAAAAACGTCCTGCATTTTGGGGAAGCTTCTTACTTGGAGTTATGACTATCATCTTATATCCGATCTTACCCCAAGGATCTTATGAAGCACCTTTGGTTGCAGCGTTTTTAGGCGGGATATTTGCAGGATCCATTCTTCTTTTTGATTCATTGGTAGCAGACGTAGTTGATTATGATGAACTTTTGACAGGAGAAAAGAGAGAAGGGGCCTATTTCGGGTTTTGGAAGATGGCAACCAAGATAATCAGAGCCATTGGTTTTGCATTTTTAGGATTTCTATTAGAAGCAATCGGATACCAAGCAGGAGCACAAACACAGGATTCGGAGCTTGGTTGGAGATTGACGATTATATTTGGGCCGGTGGTAGGAAGTTTATTTGTTCTGGCTTCTTTGATCTTTACTAGATTGGAACTGACTTCAGAAGTCCATGCAAAAATACAGGAACTTCTATCAAGAAAAAAGAATATTCAAAAAAGAAGAAGTTCCGGCGTTTCCGCCGGATAA